The window AAATGATATCCAACCCCACCCCAATTTGGATACGTTTTTATAGAGGGAGAACCATTTACTGACTTTCAGTAAGTGGTTCTCTTTATTTTTGTATTTAATTGTATTAATAGTTGGCATGAAGTTTGCTTATAGAATAACTGAGAACATAAATTAATTTTCACTGAAAAATATGCAAAATACTTTTACAGAAATAAATTTATGTTGGCATAAGAATTGCTTAATAAAAAAGTAAGAATATACCTTAAAGAAGGAAAGGATGATAAGAATGAGCTTTGCAGAAATCAAAACAAATATCCCAGGAGAAAAATCTAAATCACTAGTCGAGAGACGACAAAATATAGTACCTAAAGGAGTAAGTAATGGTGTGCCTGCTTTTGCACAATCAGCTGAAGGAGCGTTAGTTACAGATGTAGACGGTAACACTTTTATTGACTTTGTTGGTGCAATTGGAGTCCAAAATGTTGGTCACAACCATCCGAAAGTGAAGCAAGCTCTACATGAGCAGGTTGACCAATTTATTCATACGGGCTTTAATGTGATGATGTATGAATCCTATATTGAATTGGCAGAAAAATTGGCTGAGATGGCACCTGGTAGCCATGAAAAAATGGTTCTCCTACAAAATACTGGAGCTGAAGCCGTTGAAAATGCAGTGAAAATTGCCCGTAAATATACGAAGCGGCAAGGCATTGTATCTTTTTCTAGAGGATTCCATGGCCGTACACTAATGACAATGAGCATGACTAGTAAAGTAAAGCCTTATAAATATGAATTTGGTCCGTTTGCACCTGAAGTATACCGTGCACCATACCCATACAATTATAGAAGACCAGCAGGTATGACAGTTGAACAGTATGAAGAAATGGTTCTGGCAGATTTTAAAAACTTCTTTATCTCAGATGTTGCACCAGAAAGCATTGCTGCGGTTGTTATGGAGCCGATCCAAGGTGAAGGTGGCTTTATAGTTCCAGGAAAACGTTTTGTCCAAGGTGTTGCTGAATTCTGTAAAGAGCATGGCATTCTCTTCGTTGCAGATGAAATACAAACAGGTTTTGCCAGAACAGGAAAGAATTTTGCCATCGAGCATTTCGATGTTGTTCCTGATTTACTAACTGTATCGAAAGCGATGGGTGCAGGAGTACCAATCAGCGGAGTAATCGGGCGCAAAGAAATCATGAATCAATCTGAGCCAGGCGAATTGGGTGGAACGTACAGTGGAAGTCCGCTAGGCTGTAAAGCTGCTTTAGCTGTGTTAGATATTATTGAAGAAGAAAAATTAAACGAGCGTGCTCAAGCAATTGGTGAAAAAGTACAGAGCCATTTCAAAAAGCTTGCTGGTAAATATGAATGTGTTGGCGATTATCGCGGACTAGGTGCGATGAATGCAATTGAAATCGTTAAGGATAAGGAATCCAAGGAACCTGCCAAAGATTTAACAAATAGCATCATCAAGGAAGCGAATAATAGAGGGCTGCTATTATTTAGTGCAGGGGTATACGGAAATGTTCTTCGTCTATTAATGCCGCTAGTGATTACGGATGAGCAATTAGAAGAGGGCTTATCTATATTAGAGCAGGCAGTTGAAGCAGGGGTTGCGACAAACAGTGTAACAGTAGGTTAACCGAATAACTGAATATATAACAAAACAATAATAAAACAGCGCATCTATATTTGTAGGTGCGCTGTTTTATTTCATTTCATTAATTCAATATTAAATCAATAAGGGTGGAGTGATTTAATATTGACTCACTATTTACATAAAATGATTTATTAATGAATTATATTCGCTATATTTACCATAAATACCATTATATTCCATTGGCATCATTTTTGCTTGTTTTAAGGTAAATGAATAAGTTTCCTTGAGGGAGGTGTTTAATAGGTAAAGGGGCTTATACAAAAATAATTCTGAATTTTAAAATAATAATAATTAGGAGTGAAAATGGATGAGTTCAACGCGATTAGCAATAGATGTAGGCGGTACATTTACGGATGTCTTTGTTTTTGATGAAAATTCTGGAACAATTTCGGTGACGAAAACCTCTTCGACACCTTCGAATCCAGAGAAAGGGATTTTAGATGGAATTGAAAAGGCTAAGATTAACGGGGAAGATATCAAGGTTTTTTCCCACGGAACTACGGTTGGAACAAATGCCTTAATTGAAAGAAAGCTTCCAAAGACCGCGTTAATCACAACAAAGGGATTTAGAGATGTTCCTGAGATTCGTAGAGGAACAAAAGAGGATATTTGGGATATGTACAAGGATACATCAAAACCGTATATCCAAAGAAGAGACCGCTTTGAAGTGCAAGAAAGAACAGACTTTGAAGGAAATATTCTGACCTCCATCAATGAGGACGAAGTACGACTTTTAGCAAGAAAACTTAAAAAGCGTGGAACGGAATCCATTGCCGTATGCTTCATCAATGCCTACGTCAACGGTGAAAATGAAAGCAAAGTAAAGGCAATATTAGCTGAAGAGCTTCCGGAAGTCTATGTTTGTATCTCTAGTGAGGTATTACCTGAAATCTTTGAGCATGAGCGGATGAGTACCACGATTATTAACGCTGTTCTTGGCCCGATTGTCAGTAAATATATTCAAACATTAGAATCTGAAATGGCACAAAAGGGCTATGAGGATGAAATTCTTGTGCTCCATTCCGGCGGAGGTGTGATGACGTCAACAACGGTTCCACGCTATGCTGCCCGACTAGCAAGCTCTGGAATTGCGGCAGGGGCAATTGCAAGTAAACATATTGCCAAGCTTTGCGGTTATGAAAACGCTATTGGACTAGACATGGGCGGGACAAGTACAGATATTTCTCTCATGTATGAGGGTGATATTCGGATTACAAAGGACTGGTCAATCGAATATGGCTATCCAATTGGTTTTCCTAGCATAGAAATCCTAACCATTGGTGCAGGTGGAGGAAGCTTGGCATGGGTGGATGACGGAGGTTCACTTCGAAACGGTCCGCAAAGTGCCGGCGCAGTTCCTGGACCTGCATGCTATGGAAGGGGTGGAACGGAACCGACTAATTCAGACGCAAACCTTGTGCTCGGCCGTCTCGGAATCGAATTATTGGATGGTTCCATGAAATTAGATAAAGAGAAAGCTGTACAGGCAGTTAAAAAGGTGGCTGACCAGTTTGATTATACAATCGAAGAAGCTGCACAGGCAATCATTCAAGTGGCTAATGCCAATATGTGTGATGCATTAAGATTAATCTCTGTGAGACGTGGCTATGATCCCCGTGATTTCGCACTGGTCGCCTTCGGTGGTGCAGGTCCTTTACACGGTGCACAATTAGCGAAGGAAATGGAAATTCCAACAATCATTGTTCCGCCACACCCAGGGGTTGCTGCTGCAATGGGTTGCTTATTAGTGGATGTTCGTCATGATATCTCTAAGACTTTTGTAAGAAATATCAATGATGTTTCATTAGATGAGTTGGAAGCTGAATATGTCACGATGGAAAAAGAAGCAGAGGATTTATTAGCTGAAGAAGGAGTTGATAATGATCACTCCACTCTTATGCGTTATATCGATATGAGATATAAAGGGCAGTGGCGTTCATTAGCCGTACCAGTCAGCAGTAATCTGCAGTCATTAGATGCTGTGCTGGAGACCTTCCATGAAGAGCATAAACGTGAGTTTGCTTTTTCCAACACGGAACAGCTTGTGGAAATTTATGGTCTACGGGTAACAGCAATTGGAACCGTTCCAAAACCTGAATTTCCTAAATATGGACCGTCAGGATTACTTGAGGATGCTCTGAAGGGTGTCAGAAATGTATATTTTGACGGTGAAATGTATGCAACAAATGTCTATAACCGTGAACAAATTCCTGTACTTGCGGAAATTCAAGGTCCAGCAATTGTTGATCAGCTTGATACGACTACGGTCATTCCGCCTAATTTCTCGGCTAGAGTAGATGAATATAGAAACTTAATTATTACAGTAAATGAATAAGAAAAAGGAGAGGTGAGCGGATTGAATAAAGCGCAAATTATTACAGGTGCAACGAAAAGTAAGCTGGATCCAGTAACATTTGAAGTGTTAAAGAATGGTTTTGTTAATCTTGTTGATCAGATGGCAGAGCAGATGCTTAGAACCTGCTATTCCTTTGTTATCTATAATCGTGATTTCAGCTGCGCATTATGTGATGCCGAGGGAAATACAGTGATGCAAGGAACGCAGGATATTTCAGTTCATGTCGGAACCTTGCACCTAACTGCTAAAGCGGTTATCGAGGATTTCAAGGACGATATCCATCCAGGGGATGTGTTCCTAGTAAATGACCCTTATCGCGGCGGGACTCATTTTAACGATACACGTGTTGTGATGCCTGTTTTCTATAATGATCAACTCATTGCCTTTATGCAGACCAATGGTCATTGGGCAGATATGGGTGGTTCGACACCGGGGTCCTTTGATATTAAGGCTAAGGATCATTATGGTGAGGGCGTACGAATCCCTCCTGTTCGTATTTATCATCAAGGTAATTACTTAAAGGATGTCGTGAACCTATTGGTTATGAATATGAGGGTTCCAGAAGAGAGATTGGGAGACTTGCAGGCACAGGTTGAAGCAGCGAAAGTAGGACAAACACAGCTGATGGGTATGATTAATAAATATGGTCTTGAAACAACGCTCACAGCCTTTGAAGAGGTTCAGGATTATGTAGAGCGCTTGACGAAGGCAAAAATTCAATCGTTACCAAAAGGAACCTGGGATACCGTTGATTATATTGATATGGACCCAGATATCGGAGACGGTCTAATCCCAATCCGGGTGCAGATGACGATATCAGATGAAGAAATCACCTATGATTTGAATGGGTCTCATCCATATATCGGATGCTTTTTAAATGCAGGCTTTGGTGCATCTTTATCAGCGGCCTATGCGGGTACCAAAACATTCTTTCCAGAAATCCCTTTAAACTCAGGGTTTTACCGAGCAGTGAAGGTAATCCTACCGGAAAATTCTGTGGTTAATGCACCAAGTCCAATTGCTGTCACAGGGTATTGCTCCGGTGCGTTCGAGAAAATCTTGAATGCCTGCTTTGAGCTATGGTCTAACATTATGCCTGAAAGAGCCTTAGCTTGTACATTCAACCTTGAATATTTGTTAATTGGTGGGAATGATAAACGGGATGAAGAGAGCAATTTCTTTATGTGGTATGACTGGATGGCTGGCGGGCATGGAGGTCGTATTGATCGAGATGGTGTGAATGCTACCTCTCCAGCATTCGGTGTTGGTTTAAGTGTACAGCCATGTGAAGGTCAGGAACGATTATCCCCGGTTGTTACAACAAAGCATGAAATTATTACAGATTCAGCCGGTCCTGGAAAATATCGTGGCGGCTGCGGAGTTGAAAAGGGCGGAATATTAACAGAAGTAGAAAATACAGTGATGTCTTATTGCTGTGACCGCTCTCGCTCGATTACATGGGGAATTTTTGGTGGTCTCCCTTCCACACCTCATGGCGCATGGTTAAATCCAGGTAAAGAGGAAGAACAGTTTTTAGGGACGATTTTCTCGAATGTTAAGGTTGAGAAAGGTGATTCATTTACACGACCATCTGCCGGCGGAGGCGGTTTAGGTGATCCGCTTGAAAGGGATATCCAGGCTGTACTAGAGGATGTTATTGATGAATACGTTTCCGTTGAAAGAGCGAAGAAAGATTACGGAGTCGTCATTATTGAAGTGGATAAGGATTTGGATCTTTTCGAGATAGACTATGAAGCTACGGAAAGGGAAAGGGCATATATTAAAGCCAATCGTAAGAAATGGCTTGAAACGGATCCTAAAGAAGTGGAGCATATGTTTAAAAATGATACTATTGATAAACTAGATGTGATACGACGATATGCTGTGATAATGGATTATGCCACAAATAAAGTGCTGAAAACATCAACAGAGCAATTTAGAGAATCAGTCAATAAGCGTTCAGTCACCTATTGGTAATAACTGTCTTGAACACATGGCAAGGTGATTGATAAGAAAAGGCGGTATATTCTCACTATAAAAAACTTTATGCAGGTCGGATGATACTCCGCCTGTATAAAGTTTTTTATTTAACTATTTTTCTGTTTGGTATTTTTTTAGCTTGCGTACCACCGAAGGCTGACTGATTCCTAAGTGTTTCGCTATTTCATAGGTTGATTTACAATGCTGAGAAGCTTTTAATAGTAGTCTTTTCTCCAGTTCTTCCAATGCAGCCTTTAAATCCAGGCCATCAAATATAGTAAAGTCCTTCTCATTTTCAGCTTGGATACTGACAAAGGATGGAACTGTACTTTCGATAGTCTCACCTTGGAAGAAAGCAGGAAGGTCTGTTGGTAAAATGGTAGCAGCCTCTGTTGTCAAAATAAGCCTTTCAATCAAGTTTTCTAACTCACGAACATTGCCGGGCCACCTGTAGGCAATTAAGAAGTCATAGGTCGTGGCATGAAGCTTTTTTGACGTTTTATATTTTTCGTTCATTGCATCAACATAATGATTGATTAATATAGGGATTTCCTCTTTACGTTCCCGTAATGGCGGAATGTGGAGCGGGATAACATTTAATCTGTAATATAAGTCCAGGCGAAATTTACCTTTTTCAACCATTTCTTCTAAATTTTGATTTGTTGCCGTGACAAGCCGAAAGTCGACATGCTGCTCTTTTTTGCCTCCGATTCTCATAAACTTCTTTTCCTGCAAAACTTTCAATAACTTAACCTGCATCGAGAGTGGTAGCTCGCCGATTTCATCTAAAAATAATGTTCCGTTATGTGCTTGTTCAATTAAACCCTGTTTCCCTTTTTTTGTTGCGCCAGTAAAAGAACCTGCTTCATAACCAAACATTTCTGACTCGAAAAGACTTTCAGGAATGGTACTACAGTTTACTTCAATAAAGGGTTCCTTACTACGCTGGCTTTGGTTATGTAGTTCGTGAGCAAACATACTCTTTCCAACTCCTGATTCACCTAATAGTAACACGGTTGCATCTGAGTCCGCGACACGATGAATCGTATTGCCGATTTGCTGCATTTCTTTGCTGCGATAATAAATGCCTTCTTTTCTTCGTAGTTCCTCAACTTCTGTTTGGTAGCCCTGTAGTTTACGCTCTAATTTTTCGTATTGCTCCTGAAGATTTCTAATTTCTGTTTGGTCTTGAGCATAGCTAATTACTCGGATAATGGAACCGTCATCAGCAAAAATAGGATACCCTTGTGTCATAATTATTTTTCCCGTTTGTGTATGCTGCATAATTTGTACAGTTTTTTTTTCTCTCAATACCAATGCCGTAATGGATGGAGTAAGAACAGCTTCTTTTTCGAGCTGATACACAGATTTCCCTTTATATTCATCTGTCTCGATTCCATAAACAGACCAATGTTCAGCATTTGTTTCTAGGATCATTCCGTTTGCATCTGCAATCGTTATATTATTATTGGACGTTTCAATAATCGAATTTAATATTTTATTTGCTAAAGAATCCTCCATTTACATCCTCCTTTATTTCAGCTTCGAGGTTTAATAGCTTACTATAATGCCTCTATTTGATTCAAATATAAATCAAAATAAACTAATAATCAAGAATTGAATTAAAATTCTAAAAATTTAATCCAGTTTTGAATCAACCTCCATAAAAAGTCAATTTTTGCCTTAATTAATCAAAAAATAGGTTGGCATGGTTATTGCTTATTCATTTTATATAAAAATTTTTTATCGGTTGAAGCATCAACCTGTAAGATAAGGAGGAAAATTGTGACTAAATATTTAAATTTCATCGGAGGCGAATGGAAAGATTCTAAGAATGGGGCAGTGAAAGAACACTATAATCCTGCCAACCCATCGCAACTTATTGGATATACCGTACCTGCAACTGCAGACGAAGTAAATGAAGCTGTTGGACAGGCAAAATTGTCCTTCTTGACATGGAAGCAGCGTTCTCCTGTAGAAAGAGGGGAAATACTAAGAAAAGCTGCCGATCTATTGGAAGCGCAAGCACAGGGTATTGCTGAAACTGCCACAAAGGAAATGGGAAAAAGATTGATAGAAATGAAGGGTGAAGTCCTCCGTGGAGCAGCTATATTGCGCTACTATGCACAAGAAGGTATGAGAAAGCAGGGTGAAGTCTTACCATCAGCTAATAGTCAAAATACACTTTATTCAATGAGAGTTCCTCTTGGTGTTGTTTCTGTTATTACACCTTGGAATTTTCCAGTAGCGATACCAATATGGAAAATTGCACCAGCATTAGTGTATGGGAACACAGTCGTTTGGAAGCCATCACAGGAGACCGGTATAACTGCTGTAAAAATTGCAGAGGTATTTGAACAAGCTGGTTTGCCGGCTGGCGTATTAAATCTAGTCAATGGAAGCGGAGAAATCGTTGGAAATACACTCGTTGAGCATCCCGAGATTGCAGCCATTACTTTTACGGGCTCTAACCGAGTGGGAAGACAGCTGGCTTCCAAAGCGGTCGCACAAAATAAAAAGTACCAGCTTGAGCTCGGTGGGAAAAATCCTGTTATTGTTCTTGAGGATGCCGATTTAGATTTGGCTGCAAAATTAACAATCGATGGTGCCATGAAGCAAACAGGGCAGCGCTGTACAGCTACAAGCCGGGTTTATGTTGAACAATCAATATATGAGACTTTTATTGAAAAGCTATTAGAACAAGTGAGTCAAATTAAAGTTGGAGATGGTCTGGAAGAGACTGTTACGATGGGGCCTGTTGCTTCCAAAAAACAATTTGAAACCGTTACCTCTTATATTAACAAAGGAATTGAAGAAGGGGCAGAAATTCTTTATGGTGGACAAGCACTAGATGCTGCAGTCTATAACAGTGGTTATTTTATTGAACCGACAATATTTGGAAAAGTAACAAATGAAATGACCATTGCCAGAGAAGAAATATTTGGTCCGGTATTAGCGGTAGTTAAAGTGGAAAATTATACAGATGCACTTACACAAGCCAATGATACAATCTATGGATTAAGTGCTTCATTATTCACAAATAATCTAGATAAAGCCTTTGATTTTATTAAAAATAGTGAAGTTGGAATGGTGCAGATTAACGGTGAAACAGGCGGAGCAGAACCGCAAGCGCCGTTTGGTGGTATGAAGGAATCTAGCTCTGGAACTCGGGAACAAGGTCAGGCAGCAATGGAATTTTTTACAGCTTATAAAACAGTAGCAATCACTACAAATCTGTAGAATAACAAACAATAAAATGATTTATCTCAAAACATTAAAAAAGAAGGTGTCATAAATAATATCGAAGAGGTGAGTGTAATTGGATAAGCGTAACTCTAGTAAAGTGTTGTCGAGGATGGATGTGATATTCCTTGCTTTTGGCGCAATGATTGGCTGGGGCTGGGTCGTATTATCTGGAAATTGGATTAACTCTGCCGGAATGGTTGGAGCCATGATTGCTTTTCTTGGTGGGGGAGTTCTTGTTATCTTTGTCGGCTTAGTATATGCAGAACTTACAGCAGCCATGCCGGATGTTGGCGGAGAATTGTACTATACCTTAAGGGGAATAGGTCCGAAGACAGCCTTCGTCTCTGCCTGGGCGCTAGCATTAGGGTATTTATCTGTTGTTGCCTTTGAAGCAGTTGCACTGCCTACGGTAATTGAATACATTTTTCCAAATTATAAAATGGGTTATCTGTATACTGTAGCAGAGTATGATGTCTATTTTACTTGGGTATTAGTCGGATCTATTGTATCGATCATTGTGACAGCGATCAATTACTTTGGAATGAAATCAGCGGCTGTTTTCCAAATGGTCTTAACGGTCATTATAGCGTTGATTGGTATCATGCTTATGGTCGGTGCAGGAGTTAATGGGAATTTTGCCAACGCGGACCCATTGTTCTCAGGCGGAAGCGCTGGTATTATTACGGTTCTTGTCATGACTCCATTCTTATTCGTTGGCTTTGATGTAATCCCTCAGGCTTCCAGTGAGATGAATGTATCACCGAAAGCAATTGGGAAGCTGCTTATTTTCTCTGTAGTGGTAGCGGTTATCTTCTATGTGGGTATTATTTTTGCAGTTGGTGTTGCATTGGATCAAAATACGTTAGCTGCTTCAGTTCTACCAACAGCAGATGCCATGGCAGCGGTGTTTGGTTCAGATTTATTTTCAACAATATTAATCCTTGGAGGCGTAGCTGGAATTTTAACGAGCTGGAATGCTTTCATTGTAGGAGGAAGCCGCGTACTTCTGTCTATGGCTGAGAAGAAAATGATCCCAGCGTGGTTTGGAAAAATACACCCTAAATATGGTACACCTGTAAATGCAGTTATGTTTATTGGCGGATTAGCTACCTTCGCTCCGTTATTAGGTCGTCCGATGTTAGTTTGGTTGGTTGATGCAGGTGGTTTAGCCATTGTAATTGGTTATTTATTAGTATCGATTGCTTTCGTCCAGCTGCGTAAAAAAGAACCCAATATGGAGCGTCCTTTCCGGGCTGGGAAATCCAGTGCTGTTGGCTGGATAGCAACTATATTAGGCATTGGTTTTATCGCTATGTACATGCCGGGTATGCCGGCTGCACTAATCTGGCCATATGAGTGGATTATTTTTGCTGGTTGGTGGGGGATAGGCTTTGTACTTATGTATAGAATGAGAGAAAACTTTGTGCCAGGAAAAATCACCTATCGTGCGGAAGTTACACAATCCATAGAAGAAATACGAAATAGTTAACGTTATAAAAACTGACTATTTAAAAAATAATGATTTGAAGTAGTTATTAAGTTGGTATATTAGTAGAAAATCCAACATATAAACCTGCTAATTATAGCAGGTTTATATGTTTTTTATTGAATATATTCAAACTTCGACGATTTTCAAGTAAGAAAATATTACATAATACTATTCATATGATGGAAAATGAGTTATTATATAAGAGTATTAAGATAATTCTAAAATTTTTGAATAATAGGTGAGAAATATGCAATTAGGAATGGAATTAAACCAATATCAAACCCTAAAGCTCACGTTGACACCTGAACTGCGACAGTCTATTAATATACTACAATATTCTTCACATGAATTAATAGATTTTATTAAACAGCAGGCGGTTGAGAATCCTCTTTTGGAAGTAAAGGATAATCACCAGTTGGATTTTGTAACTCGAAACGATTATAAAACAAATACTTATCATACTTGTTTCAACACAGAAAAGGATTACGACCCTATTATTCAGTACTCTGATACTTATATTACCCTTGAAAAGCATCTGCTTGAGCAAATCATGACACATGCTGCCATAACGCAGGGTCAAAAAAGTATTTTAAAATTTTTAATTGGACACTTAAATCAGCATGGATATCTAGAAATTGAGCCTTCTATCGCAGCCCACAATTTGTCTGTATCATTGGCTGAAATGGAGGAAGCAGTTTCACTGCTACAATCACTTGATCCAGTCGGTGTAGGAGCTAGAAACCTGAGAGAATGTTTATTAATTCAAACTGCTGCACAACCCAATTGTCACCCTTTAGCCTCTCAAATGATTGAGCATCATATGGAGGACATAGCTGCAAAGCGATTTCATAAATTGGCCAAATTATTTCAAGTAACCGTTCAGGATATTCAGGAAGCAGCCGATTTTATTAAATCATTAAACCCTCGCCCCTGCAGTGAATATTACCATGAAATGACACAATATATTATTCCGGATGTAATGGTTGAGAAAGTAAATGAGGAATACTTAATCATCGTGAATGATAGCTTGATACCTCAGGTCAGAATAAATCCCTTATATCAAAGTAGTAATTTGAAAGCTGCAGAGGATTATGTCAAAAAGAAGCAGCATGAAGTTACCATGCTAATGAATGGCATTTCCCAAAGAAAATATACTCTCTATAAAGTAACCGAGGTTATTTTAGAGATGCAAAATGATTTCTTTCAATTTGGAATGAGTAAATTAAAACCGATGACATTAAAGGATGTATCAGAGCAGCTTGGCTTTCATGAATCCACAATCAGCAGAGCAACCAGTAATAAGTATATCCAAACACAACATGGTCTTTTTAAATTGAAGGATTTATTTTCAACTGGTCTCTCCAAACGGAATAGCATAGAAAATGAATCGTCTGTTGTCATCAAGGAAAAAATAAAAGAGTTGATTGAGACGGAAAATAAAGCAAAACCGGTTTCAGATCAAATGATTGTCCAATCGCTCATGCAAAATGGTGTTCAAATTTCCCGCCGAACTGTTGCAAAATACCGAGAAGAAATGGGGATTCCTGGTTCT of the Bacillus tuaregi genome contains:
- the rpoN gene encoding RNA polymerase factor sigma-54; the encoded protein is MQLGMELNQYQTLKLTLTPELRQSINILQYSSHELIDFIKQQAVENPLLEVKDNHQLDFVTRNDYKTNTYHTCFNTEKDYDPIIQYSDTYITLEKHLLEQIMTHAAITQGQKSILKFLIGHLNQHGYLEIEPSIAAHNLSVSLAEMEEAVSLLQSLDPVGVGARNLRECLLIQTAAQPNCHPLASQMIEHHMEDIAAKRFHKLAKLFQVTVQDIQEAADFIKSLNPRPCSEYYHEMTQYIIPDVMVEKVNEEYLIIVNDSLIPQVRINPLYQSSNLKAAEDYVKKKQHEVTMLMNGISQRKYTLYKVTEVILEMQNDFFQFGMSKLKPMTLKDVSEQLGFHESTISRATSNKYIQTQHGLFKLKDLFSTGLSKRNSIENESSVVIKEKIKELIETENKAKPVSDQMIVQSLMQNGVQISRRTVAKYREEMGIPGSSKRKRY